Proteins co-encoded in one Cytobacillus sp. NJ13 genomic window:
- the cobJ gene encoding precorrin-3B C(17)-methyltransferase — protein MKKGKIFVVGFGPGDREHITKRAVDALQQSDCIIGYKTYVDLIMPFVTASSIVSTGMTEEVSRAQDAVKRAEAGDIVSVISSGDSGVYGMAGLVYEVLIEMGWTEEEGIEVEIVPGISAINSCASLLGAPVMHDSCTISLSDHLTPWTVIEKRIEAAGMADFVIALYNPKSGRRTRQIVEAQRILLKYRSPDTPVGLVKSAYRENQNVILTTLAEMLDHDIGMLTTVVIGNSSTFFYDNKIITPRGYQRKYTLGEENQSLKPHQRLKKEAEPWALNQETGEAQAGYEQIESKKQEASSLDMAFKALSMVTKSEIDQTHLVQQPIEDIFEFAVSPGVANKFITPDQMRVLAEAVGEKGTMEYTPDHRFLIKIPTGRPQSIVEKLEQNQLTVMPVGDVLNVKACDFCYGEKAESIPYAEEIAAELGGLKLPKELHIGFNGCGMACYRAVFDDIGIVYRKKKFDLFIGAKPVGRTAHAAQPVAEGIEPDQLVPLLKEIIEEYKENAHPNERLFKYFKRVKKIQYFTYQDMSSRIEVEPAPCGD, from the coding sequence ATGAAGAAGGGAAAAATATTTGTTGTCGGCTTCGGTCCAGGTGATCGTGAGCATATAACTAAACGGGCTGTGGATGCGCTGCAGCAGAGTGATTGCATAATTGGCTACAAAACCTACGTAGATCTGATCATGCCATTTGTAACAGCAAGTTCCATTGTCAGCACAGGAATGACTGAGGAGGTATCCCGTGCGCAGGATGCAGTGAAACGAGCGGAAGCTGGCGATATTGTTTCCGTGATTTCGAGCGGTGACTCGGGCGTTTACGGCATGGCCGGCTTAGTGTATGAAGTGCTGATCGAAATGGGATGGACGGAAGAAGAAGGAATCGAAGTGGAAATTGTTCCTGGCATCTCTGCGATTAATTCATGTGCGAGTTTACTGGGTGCACCTGTCATGCATGACTCCTGCACCATCAGTCTGAGTGACCATTTAACACCCTGGACGGTAATCGAGAAGCGCATTGAAGCAGCCGGCATGGCGGATTTTGTCATCGCTTTATATAACCCCAAAAGCGGCAGGAGAACACGACAAATTGTCGAAGCACAAAGAATTCTATTAAAATATCGTTCTCCTGATACACCAGTGGGGCTTGTGAAAAGTGCATACCGCGAAAATCAGAATGTCATTCTGACTACACTGGCGGAAATGCTTGATCACGATATAGGCATGCTGACAACAGTTGTGATTGGGAATTCCTCCACTTTCTTTTATGACAATAAGATCATTACGCCGAGAGGCTATCAGCGAAAGTACACGCTTGGTGAAGAGAATCAAAGCTTAAAGCCGCATCAGCGTTTGAAAAAGGAAGCGGAGCCATGGGCATTAAATCAGGAAACCGGGGAGGCACAGGCCGGATACGAGCAGATTGAAAGCAAAAAACAAGAAGCCAGCTCACTGGATATGGCTTTTAAGGCTTTATCGATGGTGACGAAATCGGAGATTGACCAGACACATTTGGTGCAGCAGCCAATCGAAGATATTTTTGAATTTGCGGTTTCGCCTGGGGTTGCCAATAAATTTATTACGCCAGACCAAATGCGAGTATTGGCAGAAGCTGTTGGCGAGAAAGGCACCATGGAATATACACCGGATCACCGATTTTTAATCAAAATTCCAACCGGACGGCCTCAGTCGATTGTGGAAAAACTCGAACAAAATCAGCTGACAGTTATGCCAGTGGGTGATGTTTTAAATGTAAAAGCCTGTGATTTTTGCTACGGGGAGAAAGCAGAATCCATTCCGTATGCAGAGGAAATTGCTGCTGAACTAGGGGGCTTAAAGCTTCCAAAGGAACTGCATATTGGCTTTAATGGCTGCGGTATGGCCTGCTATCGGGCCGTATTTGATGATATCGGCATTGTTTACCGCAAGAAGAAGTTTGATTTATTTATCGGGGCAAAGCCGGTTGGCCGTACAGCCCATGCTGCCCAGCCGGTGGCAGAGGGGATTGAGCCTGATCAGCTGGTGCCGTTATTAAAGGAGATTATAGAAGAATACAAAGAAAATGCGCATCCAAATGAACGGCTTTTTAAATATTTTAAGCGCGTGAAAAAAATTCAGTATTTTACTTATCAGGATATGAGCTCCAGGATCGAAGTCGAGCCGGCACCTTGCGGGGATTAG
- the cobK gene encoding precorrin-6A reductase, with amino-acid sequence MILFLAGTSDARALAIQLKNQGYPILATVVTESAADSLKAEGISYKVGRLSEKDMIELIRMQEMTTVIDASHPYAEEASKTAMAAAKACNIPYIRYERPNEQFTSPLITEAESYEEAAKVAQTHKGTIMLTTGSKTLEIFTKYLMRDDIRLVCRMLPNMGNMEKCHKLGVKQKDIIAIQGPFSESLNKALCEQYEVTLMITKESGKVGSVDEKMTAALEMGIPVILIKRPPLHYENFCTSFEEVTRKLGGLYTWQT; translated from the coding sequence ATGATTTTATTTTTAGCAGGCACAAGTGATGCGAGAGCATTAGCCATTCAATTGAAAAATCAAGGTTATCCCATATTGGCAACTGTTGTCACAGAATCGGCAGCGGACAGCTTGAAAGCTGAAGGCATTTCTTATAAAGTGGGGCGGCTGTCCGAAAAAGACATGATTGAACTAATTAGGATGCAAGAGATGACCACTGTGATTGATGCCAGTCACCCTTATGCGGAAGAAGCGTCAAAAACGGCAATGGCAGCAGCCAAAGCCTGCAACATTCCTTACATACGTTATGAAAGGCCAAATGAACAGTTTACATCACCACTCATAACTGAGGCTGAAAGTTATGAGGAAGCAGCAAAAGTGGCTCAAACGCATAAAGGGACAATCATGCTGACAACCGGCAGCAAAACGCTGGAAATCTTTACAAAGTATTTAATGCGTGATGATATCCGGCTTGTATGCAGGATGCTTCCAAACATGGGAAACATGGAAAAATGTCATAAGCTTGGCGTTAAACAAAAGGACATTATTGCGATCCAGGGACCATTTTCTGAATCATTAAACAAAGCTCTTTGTGAGCAATATGAAGTGACCTTGATGATTACAAAAGAAAGCGGCAAAGTGGGATCGGTGGATGAAAAAATGACCGCTGCTCTGGAGATGGGGATTCCTGTTATTTTGATTAAGCGGCCGCCTCTGCATTATGAAAACTTCTGCACTTCTTTCGAAGAAGTGACTCGAAAATTGGGAGGATTATACACATGGCAAACATGA
- a CDS encoding precorrin-8X methylmutase, with product MANMNFNTTFVPLTVDPDKIYDHSFAIIKEEMGEHSFTDEQWLVVRRVIHASADFELGRSMIFTSDAIEAGVQSILAGRHVVADVQMIESGSGRKRFQKHGGDLHCYIADEDVSKEAKSQGTTRAIISMQKATSLHEGGIYAIGNAPTALLELIRLIKDGLAKPDLIIGMPVGFVSAAESKAELAVLEGIPFITNAGRKGGSTVTVAALNAISIMADERAKAAK from the coding sequence ATGGCAAACATGAACTTTAATACCACATTTGTACCGTTAACGGTAGATCCGGATAAAATTTATGATCACAGCTTCGCGATTATTAAAGAAGAAATGGGCGAACATTCATTTACAGATGAGCAGTGGCTGGTGGTTCGGCGAGTCATCCATGCCTCGGCAGATTTCGAGCTGGGCAGAAGCATGATTTTTACATCAGATGCCATTGAGGCAGGGGTTCAATCTATTTTAGCGGGCCGTCATGTCGTGGCAGATGTACAGATGATTGAAAGCGGGTCAGGACGCAAGCGATTCCAAAAGCATGGCGGGGACCTGCATTGTTATATTGCGGATGAAGATGTCTCAAAAGAAGCGAAGTCTCAGGGAACAACACGTGCGATTATTTCTATGCAAAAAGCAACGAGTCTTCATGAAGGAGGAATCTATGCCATCGGCAATGCGCCAACAGCATTGCTTGAATTGATTCGTTTAATTAAAGATGGCCTAGCAAAACCTGACTTGATTATTGGCATGCCAGTCGGCTTTGTATCAGCGGCAGAGTCCAAAGCCGAACTGGCCGTGCTTGAAGGAATCCCATTTATTACGAATGCAGGGAGAAAGGGTGGCAGTACAGTGACGGTCGCTGCATTGAATGCCATTTCGATTATGGCGGATGAACGGGCAAAAGCAGCGAAATAA
- a CDS encoding cobalt-precorrin-5B (C(1))-methyltransferase: MNGQKQRNKKDPSQMRHGYTTGACAAAMTKAALQALVTGEVPNEVTIYLPVGQYATFKVTAFDRSDGRVMCETIKDAGDDPDATHQARIQSTVTYAKKEGIHLDGGIGVGRVTKAGLPVAVGQAAINPVPRKMIHGVVQEAIDKYKVNRGIEVVISVPDGVEIAEKTLNGRLGIIGGISILGTRGTVVPFSSSAYMASIAQAINVAKEAGCEHLVITTGGRSEKFAMKQYPHLPEEAFIEMGDFVGFTLKNIARKKIPRVSLVGMMGKFSKVAQGVMMVHSKSAPVSFEFLAGMANKVGVEEDIQRDILQANTASQVGDILQENEAFFEALCRNCCYYALNHMNANVKVSTTLYAMKGSCLGKAENIDKLDEDDWYRG; encoded by the coding sequence ATGAACGGGCAAAAGCAGCGAAATAAAAAAGATCCATCCCAAATGCGGCACGGCTATACAACAGGTGCTTGTGCCGCAGCCATGACAAAGGCAGCACTGCAGGCACTTGTGACCGGAGAGGTGCCAAATGAAGTTACGATTTATCTGCCGGTTGGCCAGTATGCCACTTTTAAAGTGACGGCTTTTGATAGGTCAGATGGCCGGGTCATGTGCGAAACGATCAAAGATGCAGGGGACGACCCGGACGCCACCCATCAGGCACGAATTCAAAGTACGGTCACATATGCGAAAAAAGAAGGCATCCATTTAGATGGCGGGATCGGTGTAGGACGAGTCACAAAAGCTGGGCTGCCAGTAGCGGTAGGGCAGGCAGCGATCAACCCTGTGCCGCGTAAAATGATCCATGGTGTCGTCCAGGAAGCAATAGACAAATATAAAGTAAATCGCGGCATTGAAGTGGTCATTTCGGTTCCGGACGGTGTAGAAATAGCTGAAAAAACATTGAATGGCCGATTAGGCATTATTGGAGGCATCTCAATTTTAGGTACACGGGGAACCGTGGTGCCATTTTCCAGTTCAGCCTATATGGCAAGTATCGCTCAGGCGATCAATGTCGCAAAAGAAGCAGGATGTGAGCATTTAGTCATTACAACAGGCGGACGCAGTGAAAAATTTGCCATGAAGCAGTATCCTCACTTGCCAGAAGAAGCCTTTATTGAAATGGGCGACTTTGTCGGGTTTACTTTAAAAAATATTGCACGTAAGAAAATACCGAGAGTCTCTCTGGTGGGGATGATGGGGAAGTTCTCAAAAGTTGCCCAAGGCGTAATGATGGTTCACTCCAAAAGCGCACCAGTCAGTTTTGAGTTTTTAGCAGGCATGGCAAATAAAGTGGGTGTTGAGGAAGATATCCAGCGGGACATTTTACAGGCGAATACGGCTTCGCAGGTGGGTGACATTCTTCAGGAAAACGAAGCATTCTTTGAAGCCCTTTGCCGAAACTGCTGCTACTATGCACTGAATCATATGAACGCAAACGTCAAAGTATCGACAACTCTGTATGCCATGAAGGGAAGCTGTCTAGGAAAGGCTGAGAATATTGACAAATTGGATGAAGATGATTGGTATCGGGGATAA
- the cbiE gene encoding precorrin-6y C5,15-methyltransferase (decarboxylating) subunit CbiE: MKMIGIGDNGAEGLLPSYIDWIHECDVLVGGERHLQFFPEFTGEKKVIKGGLSALTADLQQETRNTVILVSGDPLFYGLGSVLARKLPLEIYPYTSSVQLAFSKMQESWQDAYIVSLHGRSIKGFAQRIDGRKKIAILTDEKNSPQAIAAYLKKFGMTEYDAFVAENLQGEEERCRFFTLDEMEQSSFFPLNVVILKQRVAVERASLGIPDDRFMQRKPDKGLITKKEIRTLCLQELELKENSIVWDIGTCTGSVAIEAAKIAREGAVYAIEKNEGDLENCLENQLIHRTDFTAVLGKAPDRLEEFPDPHAIFIGGNGGNMEHLLQTCISRLQSQGRLVMNIATIENLAEAMQHLKNLGCEVSILQAQISKSKPILHLTRFEPLNPIFIVTAKKGKN; this comes from the coding sequence ATGAAGATGATTGGTATCGGGGATAATGGCGCAGAAGGATTGCTCCCCTCATACATAGACTGGATTCATGAATGTGATGTCCTGGTCGGCGGGGAGCGTCATTTGCAATTTTTCCCGGAATTTACTGGAGAGAAAAAAGTAATCAAAGGCGGCTTGTCTGCATTAACGGCTGACTTGCAGCAGGAAACACGCAATACAGTTATTTTGGTTTCAGGTGATCCGCTGTTTTACGGGCTAGGCAGTGTATTGGCGAGAAAGCTTCCATTGGAGATTTATCCTTATACAAGCTCTGTTCAGCTCGCTTTTTCGAAAATGCAGGAAAGCTGGCAGGATGCGTATATTGTCAGCCTGCACGGCCGTTCTATTAAAGGCTTTGCCCAAAGAATCGACGGGCGGAAAAAGATTGCTATTTTAACAGACGAAAAGAATTCACCACAGGCCATTGCAGCGTATTTAAAGAAGTTCGGCATGACCGAGTATGATGCATTTGTTGCTGAAAATCTGCAGGGGGAAGAGGAGCGGTGCCGCTTTTTCACCTTGGACGAAATGGAGCAATCGTCTTTTTTTCCATTGAATGTGGTGATTTTAAAGCAGCGTGTGGCAGTGGAGCGTGCTTCCCTGGGAATTCCGGATGATAGGTTCATGCAGAGAAAGCCGGATAAAGGCTTGATTACGAAAAAGGAGATCAGGACTCTTTGTCTGCAGGAATTAGAGCTGAAGGAAAACAGCATCGTCTGGGATATCGGTACCTGCACCGGATCGGTTGCAATTGAAGCAGCGAAAATAGCGCGGGAAGGTGCCGTGTATGCGATTGAAAAGAATGAGGGCGACCTGGAAAACTGCCTTGAAAATCAATTGATCCATCGTACAGATTTTACTGCTGTCCTAGGAAAGGCGCCTGACCGTCTGGAGGAATTTCCAGATCCGCATGCGATTTTTATTGGCGGCAATGGCGGGAATATGGAGCATTTATTGCAGACATGCATTTCTCGCCTGCAGTCACAAGGCCGACTCGTAATGAATATTGCCACGATCGAAAATCTCGCAGAAGCCATGCAGCATTTAAAAAATCTGGGCTGTGAAGTATCCATATTGCAGGCGCAGATTTCAAAAAGCAAGCCAATCTTGCATTTAACGCGCTTTGAACCGTTAAATCCAATTTTTATTGTGACGGCAAAGAAAGGAAAGAACTAA
- the cobI gene encoding precorrin-2 C(20)-methyltransferase has protein sequence MRIGTLYGLGVGPGDPELITVKAFRKLQESPVIAYPKKLRGSKSYAHRIVDMYINPDEKEMLGLVFPMTKDEDTLITEWTKSAQTIYGFLSQGKDVAFVTEGDPMLFSTFIHLMKLMQTMHPDVPIETVAGISSFNGSVNRLGIALADGDDHVAMIPATENMEEMRRVIETHDAIVFIKVAKVLDDMLNLLEEMNLLDKTHVVTKVTSDEEVIWNVHELRGAELNYLSCMVVRK, from the coding sequence ATGAGAATCGGAACTTTATATGGATTGGGAGTCGGGCCGGGAGATCCGGAATTAATCACGGTAAAAGCATTCCGCAAATTGCAGGAAAGCCCGGTCATTGCTTATCCCAAAAAATTACGTGGCAGTAAATCCTACGCCCATCGTATTGTTGACATGTATATAAACCCGGATGAAAAAGAGATGCTTGGTTTGGTTTTTCCAATGACAAAAGATGAAGATACACTAATAACTGAGTGGACAAAATCCGCACAAACTATTTATGGCTTTCTGTCTCAGGGAAAAGATGTGGCATTCGTGACGGAAGGGGACCCGATGCTGTTCAGCACATTTATTCATTTAATGAAGCTGATGCAGACGATGCACCCGGATGTTCCAATTGAAACGGTAGCTGGTATCTCATCCTTTAATGGTTCTGTTAATCGCTTAGGAATTGCCCTGGCTGATGGGGATGACCATGTCGCGATGATTCCGGCAACGGAAAATATGGAAGAAATGCGGCGGGTGATTGAGACTCATGATGCGATCGTCTTCATTAAAGTAGCGAAAGTATTGGACGATATGCTGAATCTATTGGAGGAAATGAATTTATTAGATAAAACACATGTTGTAACAAAGGTTACATCAGACGAAGAGGTCATTTGGAATGTACATGAGCTCCGTGGTGCTGAATTAAATTACTTGTCATGTATGGTGGTGCGCAAATGA
- the cobM gene encoding precorrin-4 C(11)-methyltransferase has product MKKIWIIGAGPGDPDLITVKGLKLLNKADVVMYTDSLVSETLVAEAKESAEIIRTAGMHLEEMVECIAERVNAGKTVVRLHTGDPAMYGATMEQVALLKQHDISCEVVPGVSSVFASAAAVGAELTIPDLTQTLILTRAEGRTPVPEREKLQALASHHCTIAMFLSATLTKKITKELQAAGWADNTPVAVVQRASWPDQKIVRTTLSELDEAMRVNGIRKHAMILAGWALDPHIHEKEYRSKLYDKTFTHGFRKGVTAND; this is encoded by the coding sequence ATGAAGAAAATTTGGATTATCGGAGCAGGTCCTGGAGATCCCGATTTAATTACGGTAAAAGGCTTAAAGCTATTAAATAAGGCTGATGTTGTTATGTATACCGATTCACTTGTCAGCGAGACATTAGTGGCGGAAGCCAAGGAGTCCGCAGAGATTATCCGCACAGCCGGAATGCATCTTGAAGAAATGGTGGAATGCATCGCTGAGCGCGTCAATGCAGGCAAAACAGTCGTACGTTTACATACAGGCGACCCGGCGATGTACGGGGCAACGATGGAGCAGGTGGCACTATTAAAACAGCACGATATCAGCTGTGAAGTTGTGCCAGGCGTCAGTTCTGTTTTTGCCTCCGCGGCCGCAGTGGGTGCAGAGCTGACCATTCCGGATTTAACACAAACACTTATATTAACAAGGGCTGAAGGGCGGACACCAGTGCCGGAGCGTGAAAAATTACAGGCTTTAGCCAGCCATCACTGTACAATCGCGATGTTTCTAAGTGCTACCTTAACAAAGAAAATCACAAAAGAACTGCAGGCAGCGGGATGGGCAGACAATACACCGGTTGCGGTTGTGCAGCGTGCTTCATGGCCGGATCAGAAAATTGTCCGCACCACACTGTCTGAGCTGGACGAAGCGATGCGTGTCAACGGCATCCGCAAGCATGCGATGATTCTGGCAGGCTGGGCATTGGACCCGCATATCCATGAAAAAGAATACCGCTCGAAGCTATATGACAAAACGTTCACACATGGCTTCCGCAAAGGTGTGACGGCGAATGATTAG
- a CDS encoding cobalamin biosynthesis protein: MISLREGEMPVIEKRKPYALVAITKHGVAHARSYVEKFPYADLYYMKKFEQGDEEARQIQLFDGTVRLLLPALFQQYKGIICIISLGAVVRMIAPLLIDKKKDPAVLVVDDKGQFVVSVLSGHIGGANALTHEFAHAIGAAPVVTTASDVQKTIPVDLFGAQFGWMWDSEEKLTPVSASVVNEEHVAIVQESGEKNWWTYDRELPDNLKIYPSIEEAIKAKPQAALLITDRILEPHEEALIENGVLYRPKSIVLGIGCNRGTSMAEIERVIDETLAEMKLSKKSVKAVASINLKKNEAGLLELTSKYNWPFVTYTPEELNEIPMQNPSDTVFKYTGAYGVSEPASMRYANAKELLLEKKKSGNVTISIAHVNFEEGR; encoded by the coding sequence ATGATTAGTTTGCGCGAAGGTGAAATGCCGGTAATCGAAAAGCGCAAACCCTATGCCCTTGTTGCCATTACAAAGCATGGGGTGGCGCATGCAAGAAGCTATGTAGAAAAATTTCCGTATGCAGACCTTTATTATATGAAAAAATTCGAACAGGGTGATGAAGAAGCACGGCAAATTCAGTTATTTGATGGCACGGTCCGCCTGTTACTGCCAGCGTTGTTCCAGCAGTATAAAGGGATTATCTGCATCATTTCCCTCGGTGCTGTCGTCCGCATGATTGCCCCGCTTTTGATCGATAAAAAGAAAGACCCTGCCGTGCTGGTGGTTGATGATAAAGGACAATTTGTTGTCAGCGTTTTATCCGGCCATATTGGCGGTGCCAATGCATTAACCCATGAATTTGCCCATGCGATTGGGGCGGCACCCGTTGTGACCACCGCATCAGATGTTCAAAAAACGATTCCCGTGGATTTATTTGGAGCCCAATTTGGGTGGATGTGGGATAGCGAAGAAAAATTAACCCCTGTCAGTGCATCGGTTGTCAATGAAGAACATGTGGCGATCGTGCAGGAAAGCGGGGAAAAGAATTGGTGGACGTATGATCGGGAATTGCCGGACAATCTAAAGATTTATCCATCAATAGAGGAAGCCATCAAGGCAAAGCCGCAAGCGGCACTTCTTATTACAGACCGTATCCTAGAACCGCATGAGGAGGCACTGATCGAAAACGGCGTCCTGTACCGTCCAAAATCAATTGTTCTCGGCATTGGCTGCAATCGCGGAACCTCAATGGCTGAGATTGAACGAGTCATCGATGAAACATTGGCAGAAATGAAGTTGAGCAAGAAAAGTGTGAAAGCCGTTGCGTCTATTAATCTAAAGAAAAACGAGGCAGGCCTGCTTGAATTAACATCTAAATATAACTGGCCGTTTGTTACATACACACCTGAAGAGCTGAATGAGATTCCGATGCAGAATCCGTCAGACACCGTCTTTAAATATACTGGCGCGTATGGGGTCAGTGAGCCGGCGTCCATGAGGTATGCGAATGCGAAGGAATTGCTGCTGGAGAAAAAGAAAAGCGGCAATGTGACCATCAGCATTGCACACGTCAACTTTGAGGAGGGAAGATGA
- a CDS encoding cobyrinate a,c-diamide synthase has protein sequence MNRFVLAGTGSGVGKTTFTIGIMRALMKRGLTVQGFKCGPDYIDPAYHTAVTRRPSRNIDSFMMSHDTVRAIVARASRDTDVSVIEGVMGFYDGKSPLSNEGSAAHISGITKSPVILIVNAASMARSAAAIVKGFQMLDENSHIVAVLANQLGSKSHYDIVKSAIEQECGIPVIGYLPKGAIAKMPSRHLGLVPAIERGDLDSYFDSLAEAIEETVDIDQLLELTNAQVLEISSSIFDAQPDRQEVHIAVARDAAFNFYYEENLELLRAHGATLHFFSPLDNEEVPEIAQGLYIGGGFPEEFAEALAKNEAVKLSIKAALERGLPTLAECGGFMYLTEEIVDRKGQAFPMIGVIPGRVRMQDKLAALGYREITGVPGNFLMNEGDQAKGHEFHYSSYEGEHSSPAYFSKGRFRSQQEGYLTDNLVAGYTHFHFASNPQLVKNWLAACLEAEHELFPVINES, from the coding sequence ATGAATCGATTTGTTCTGGCCGGAACGGGAAGCGGTGTCGGAAAAACAACCTTCACCATCGGCATTATGCGTGCGCTGATGAAGCGCGGGTTAACCGTACAGGGCTTTAAATGCGGCCCCGATTACATTGACCCAGCGTATCATACAGCTGTCACCAGACGCCCTTCCCGAAATATTGATAGTTTCATGATGTCCCATGATACGGTGCGTGCCATTGTCGCAAGAGCGAGCCGCGATACAGACGTATCAGTGATTGAGGGAGTGATGGGTTTTTATGACGGCAAATCACCATTATCCAATGAAGGATCAGCTGCCCATATTAGCGGGATTACAAAAAGTCCCGTTATTTTAATTGTCAATGCGGCAAGTATGGCAAGAAGTGCAGCGGCGATTGTCAAAGGGTTTCAAATGCTTGATGAAAACTCCCATATCGTTGCTGTTCTCGCCAATCAATTAGGAAGCAAAAGCCATTATGACATTGTCAAATCAGCGATTGAACAAGAATGCGGAATTCCTGTCATTGGCTATCTCCCAAAGGGAGCTATAGCTAAGATGCCAAGCCGTCATCTGGGCTTGGTGCCGGCCATAGAACGCGGTGATTTAGATTCCTATTTTGACAGTTTGGCAGAAGCGATTGAAGAAACAGTCGATATTGATCAGCTTCTGGAACTAACGAACGCCCAAGTCCTGGAGATTTCCTCTTCGATTTTTGATGCACAGCCAGACAGACAGGAAGTACATATTGCGGTTGCCAGAGATGCGGCCTTTAATTTTTACTATGAAGAAAACTTAGAATTGCTGCGTGCCCATGGTGCCACATTGCATTTCTTCTCTCCATTGGACAACGAGGAAGTTCCTGAAATAGCGCAGGGGCTTTACATCGGCGGCGGCTTCCCGGAAGAGTTTGCTGAAGCTTTGGCAAAAAATGAAGCAGTGAAGCTTTCCATCAAGGCCGCGCTGGAGCGGGGGCTGCCGACATTGGCAGAATGCGGAGGATTTATGTATTTAACAGAAGAAATCGTGGATCGAAAAGGACAGGCATTCCCGATGATCGGTGTGATTCCGGGCCGGGTAAGGATGCAGGATAAATTGGCTGCGCTCGGGTATCGTGAAATTACAGGTGTTCCGGGCAACTTCCTAATGAATGAAGGAGACCAGGCAAAAGGGCATGAGTTCCATTACTCTTCATATGAAGGAGAGCATTCATCACCTGCTTATTTTAGCAAAGGCCGCTTCCGCTCTCAGCAGGAAGGCTATTTAACTGATAATCTTGTTGCCGGCTATACACACTTTCATTTTGCATCGAATCCACAGCTTGTGAAAAATTGGCTGGCAGCTTGTTTGGAGGCAGAACATGAATTATTTCCCGTTATTAATGAATCTTGA
- a CDS encoding NAD(P)-dependent oxidoreductase, with protein sequence MNYFPLLMNLDYKKVVIVGGGHVARQKAEALLPTKAQVTVISPTVTEKLLHYINEGYLTWKEKSFEPADLDDAALIFAVTNDEEVNNAVEEAAQHWQLLSRADAKGRVDFINPAVVRRGEFVLTVSTSGASPGLTRSVKSELAEQYGEHYAQYVSFLKEARQRILKKFTGDEKKQLLAELLDPQVLEWMEQGNVQKCEAWLQQRIGEEL encoded by the coding sequence ATGAATTATTTCCCGTTATTAATGAATCTTGACTATAAAAAGGTGGTTATTGTCGGAGGCGGACATGTGGCACGCCAGAAGGCTGAAGCGCTGCTTCCGACAAAAGCCCAAGTAACTGTGATCAGCCCAACGGTGACTGAAAAATTGCTGCACTATATTAATGAAGGATATTTGACATGGAAAGAAAAATCCTTCGAACCGGCTGATTTAGATGATGCAGCACTGATATTCGCTGTCACGAACGACGAAGAAGTAAACAATGCAGTGGAAGAAGCAGCCCAGCATTGGCAGCTGCTTAGCCGTGCAGATGCAAAGGGCCGTGTTGATTTCATTAATCCCGCAGTTGTACGCCGCGGTGAATTCGTCTTGACCGTATCTACATCTGGCGCAAGCCCCGGTCTGACCCGCAGCGTGAAGTCAGAATTAGCAGAGCAATATGGAGAGCATTACGCGCAGTATGTGTCTTTTTTAAAGGAAGCCCGTCAGCGAATTTTAAAGAAGTTTACGGGGGATGAGAAAAAGCAGCTATTGGCAGAGCTATTGGATCCTCAAGTTTTGGAGTGGATGGAGCAAGGCAATGTGCAGAAGTGTGAAGCCTGGCTGCAGCAGCGGATAGGAGAAGAACTGTGA